Within the Staphylococcus argenteus genome, the region TTGAAGAAAAAATAAGTCGTACTGAAGCATCAATGTATAAATTATTTTACAATCGCTGCCAAGAACTTATTTTATCAAATCTACAATCAGTTAAAAGTGAAAAAACATATAAAAATATTTTCAATTTAAATAATCAAGTTGAAACTTTAATCGGATACCAACGTGATGAATTAAGTTATCATAAGAAAAAGGAATGTGATTGGAAATTACTCAATCAATTAATCAAACGTGCATATACTAATCGCTTATTTATTACGCATCTTTCAAATATCATTTACTTGCCTAAAAACACTCATCTTTATTTTTCAACCGATGAAAAAATGGCATTGTTAAAAATTAGCAGTAGTATAAATAATATTTTTTATGATGGTTCATTTAAGAGAGAACATGAATCTATAGACACTTTACGTGCGACAGTTAAGGCACTAGATATTAGCGGTGAAAATCAAATAAAAAGTCATATCTTATATGAAGTATTAATGATTTATCACCTTCTTGATAGTAGATATGCATAGTTTAAATGTCTTAAGCTTATGCACTTCATTAAATAAATACTCTTGCTAAGTGTTCAGCGAATATATAAGTTACTTCTTAAAAATGTAAGTTGCTAAATGGAGCTTGGGACATAAAACAATGTCCAAGTATCTAAAATATTATATTGGCAGTAGTTGACTAAATGAAAATGCGATTGCAACAAGCTTTTTTCAATTCTGGGGCCCCAACATAAAGAAATACTTTTTCTTTAGAAATTAGTATTTCTTATGCATGAGTTTTACTCATGTATTCCTATTTTTAAGTACACATTAGCTGTGGCTAATGTGTAAGAACCACTACATAATAAATCATTAGTGGTTCTTTATCATTTCTGTCCCACTCCCATCCGCTAAAATTATTTTAGTAAAACTCATTGTCAAATTCCTTTCATCATTTATTTTTTGTTCATGTTGCTTAATCACCTTACTATTAATAAATCTAGGATAACTAATCATTATATAATTATTAATTACTAGAATACAAAAAAACACATATCAATTTGGATTTATGATTCCCAAAAGATATGTGTACGTTTATACGAATAAGATTAATTACTAAACTTCATCGTTTATCAATTTTAAATCCATTGATGCGATACTCCGAGTTAGCGAAATTACTTCTGTTTGTTTGCTCTATCGATAAGTACTTGTTTCGCTTGAATTTCTGCTTCATTATCAATTTCTTTAGGCTCAAAAGGAATGCCTTTACGTTCGCATGCTTTTTCTAATAAATAGTCAGTAATTTCATAGTTTTTAGGTAAGATTGGTCCATGTAAATATGTTCCTAATAAATTTTTATAATGAATGCCTTCTTTTTTATCTTCATCATTATTACCATAACCAAAAGTAACATGACCAAGTGTACCGAAGTTATGATATGTTCTACCACCGTGATTTTCAAAACCTACAATAGTTCCAAATGTATCACTTTCAATGACAATATCGCCTGTTAGTCTATTTGTCTTTGACTCAGTATAGAAATCTAAAATACCTAACCCTTCTAACTCTGTTCCATCAGGTGTAATATATTTTGTTCCTAAAA harbors:
- a CDS encoding FUSC family protein; this encodes MNEQWYKHLIGARTIKTGIAIFLTAVFCMALDLTPIYAILTAVVTIEPTAKASLIKGYRRLPATVIGSGFAVLFTFLFGDQSPFTYALSATFTILFCTKLKLQVGTNVAVLTCLAMIPGIHDAYMFNFLSRTLTAIIGLVTSGLINFLVFPPKYYGQVEEKISRTEASMYKLFYNRCQELILSNLQSVKSEKTYKNIFNLNNQVETLIGYQRDELSYHKKKECDWKLLNQLIKRAYTNRLFITHLSNIIYLPKNTHLYFSTDEKMALLKISSSINNIFYDGSFKREHESIDTLRATVKALDISGENQIKSHILYEVLMIYHLLDSRYA
- the gatD gene encoding lipid II isoglutaminyl synthase subunit GatD yields the protein MHELTIYHFMSDKLNLYSDIGNIIALRQRAKKRNIKVNVIEINETEGITFDDCDIFFIGGGSDREQALATKELSKIKTPLKDAIEDGMPGLTVCGGYQFLGTKYITPDGTELEGLGILDFYTESKTNRLTGDIVIESDTFGTIVGFENHGGRTYHNFGTLGHVTFGYGNNDEDKKEGIHYKNLLGTYLHGPILPKNYEITDYLLEKACERKGIPFEPKEIDNEAEIQAKQVLIDRANKQK